A region of the Paenibacillus sp. J23TS9 genome:
TCCCGAAGAAAATCAGCAAACGAACGGGTATCGATGTCATCGGTTATTGCGGCCACGCTGTCCTCCACGATAGCTTCACCCACATGCCTGCTCTTGGCAAAACGGGTGACCATTTCATCATGCACCTCATCCACACTGCACCCGCAGATGCTGTCATGCGGATGGTTTTGCATCAGTGTTTTCCAGGCATACTCGAACAGATGATGCGGATATGGCGCTTTGCCTGTCAAATGGGCAAATACAGCAAGCGGCTCAGCTGCTTGTTCCAGCAAGGCCTGCCCTTGGCTGTTAAGCTGCTTCAGATAAATCCGGGAGGACGCGGTATTGACCAGTGTGGACCAGCCGTCCGTATGCTGGCTGCGAAGCTCTCCGCGCACGGTAGACAGATGATCCGGCACGCTCGCAGCCGCTGCTTCGATATAATCCGTGAAATTGGAATGGACAAAACGATGCTCTGGTAACAGTCTTTGCGCCACCTTGATCGCTTCAGATATATTCTGCTGTACCGGCTGATGGTCGCATCCGTTCATCATCAATACATGCGGCGTTGATGCATACGTATCCACTTCCTTCAGTTTCCGTTCCCAATATTTCTGCGCTTGCTTGGGATCCACCGGAATCTCATTGCCGTTGCTGTACCAGTTGGCAAAAAGAATGCCCAGCACATGCGACCCGTCAGGAGCCTCCCAGATCATTTCGGAATATGGAGACTCATAGGCTGCCGACTCGCTCACCTCATTGTTGAAGCCGGTCGGCTTCACCCCGCGGCCGAACACCGCATTGCCAATACCAGCCTGCCGGAGCAGCTGTGGCGCCTGCCCCATATTCCCGAAGGAATCGGGAAAATATCCGGTCTTGCTCACCGCACCGAACCGCTCCGCATCCTGATGTCCATAAAGCAAGTTGCGGACGTTGGCTTCGCTGCTGGTCAAAAATTCATCCTGCAAAATGTACCAAGGACCGATATGGATACGCCCTTCACGGACGTATTCTTCCAGCAACGGCCGCTTTTCCGGACGAATTTGCAAGTAGTCATCCAGCATGATCGTCTGGCCGTCGAGATGGAAGCTTTTGAAATCCGGATCATCATGAAGCGTTGTGAGCAAAGTGTCCATCAGCTTGATCAAACGCACATGATGCTTCTCATAAGGCAGATACCATTCCCGGTCCCAGTGTGTGTGTGAAATGATATGTACGGTCTTTGATTGTGTCAATATTCTGCTCCCCATTCTCGCCAGGTTATTTGTCTAGAGCAGCTGCAAGCATCTACTTGGCGATTTCAAGCCGATTCATCACTGCTCGCAAGATCTCGGCAATGCCCTTGATGTTTCCTTTAATTTCACCAAGAGCACTCTTCCCAAGAAGTGCAGCCGCCAGTGTTTTTACCTGTTGCATTCCATCCGGTTACAAGCATTCCAGGCATCCATTCCTCAGCTTTCAGCTCTTTGGCCTGCCGGTAGGATTGCTCCAGCAAATCCAGTGCCGCCTCCGGCATATTCAAGGACGAAGGCCAGACCGTAAACCCTTTACCCTGCAGATGCCCAACGGACGGATATTGATCCAGCTTGTCATTATTCCAGTCACATAAAATAATTTCCCGGGGAATGTGATCACTCTTTGTAAATTCCCAATGTCATCATGATCACTGAACCGCATATGAATGCCGCATAAAGTTTCTATTGTCCTATCCCCCATGTTATCGGCTCCCGGGCTTCTGCATTATCCGACAATGCCCGTTCGTTCAACGCTTTCCACAAAGTATCTCTGCACAAACAGATACAGAATAATCAGCGGGGCGGTCAACAGCAGTACCCCTGTGTTGAGCAGCATGGACTGGTATACCAGATCCGGTTCCTTACCAAGTGCCGAGCCCATATCCATCAGCTGCGTGGAAAGAACCTTGACCTTGCTCAGGAAGAGCGAGACGTAATAGCTGTCATTCCACTGCCAGACGAATGAGAACAGAAGAACGGTCACGATCGCAGGCACTGCATTCGGCAGCATAATCCGGTAAAAGGTCTTCAGGACCCCTGCACCATCCACAAATGCCGACTCTTCGATCTCCTTCGGAATCCCCCGGAAAAACTGCCGGAAAATATAGATGTACAAACCATTTTTCAATCCCATCGCAGTAGCTGAAGAAATGAGAAAAGGCCAGAAGGTGTCAATGAGATTCACGCTGGATTTGCCGGAAAGCAGCTTCACCAGACCAAATAAATCGAAATACCGGTACGTGAGGTACAAGGGGATCATAATGGTCTGTGGCGGCACCACAATCGTGAAAATCACGAGACCGAACAACAGACCGCTCCCCTTAAACTTCAAACGGGCAAATGCATAGGCCGCCAGAGCGCAGGAAGCAAGCTGAATAATCGTCGTCCCCGCCGAAATCAGAAAAGTATTGAGCAGCGCCGAGAAATAATGGGTGGCCTCCATGGCGATTTTGATATTATCGAGCGTAAAATGCCGCGGAATCCAAAGCACGGTCGGGTCGTAAATATCGACTTTGCTGCGGAAGGCTACCGACAAGCGCAGAAATAACGGGAACAAAATGATAAAGCAGAACCCGGCAATCAAGATTGTGCGCACAAGTTTCCACAGCCAAAGCTTGGATTTTTCCAGAGGGTTAAATCGGTACTGGATGATATCCGCGTATGCGGCAGGCGATTTCATAGCCTTCTCCTCCTTATCAGTCGTAGTAGAATACCTTTCTGGAAATGATCGCCGTCGAAATGCCCAGGATAGCGGTAACGACTGCAAAATAAACCCAGGACATCGCCGCGCTTTGGCCAAATTCGAATGATTTGAACGCGGTCTCGGAAATCAGCGAGTTGATCGAATTATGGCTGAATGAATCGATAATCGAGTAAACCATATTCGTTAAAATGAGTGGCGTCATCATGGGAAACGTGACCTTCCAGAAGATTTCATAACCCGTCGCCCCTTCGATCCGCGAGGCCTCATATAAAGCAGGCGAGACGGATTGCAGCCCGGCCAGGAAGATCAGAATTTGAACGCCCGAGGAGCTGATGATCTCGTATATCCGGTCCACCGCACCCGTAATGTAATCGACGAACATCGGGGCTAGCCCCGATTCGGTCAGCATTTTCTTCAACTCGAAGCTCTGCATCAGTCCACCGTTTCCTTCTCCCCCGGACATGGTGGAGCCTCCGACAAAGCTGCTGATATCCAGATTCGCGATGGCTGCCGATGCCAGAATAACCGGCAGGAAAAATATCGCCCTCGCGAGCGCTCTTCCACGGAATTTCTGGTTGAGCAGCACCGCGGCGAACAGACTGAAAATAATGATGATCGGTACATTCACGATCATGTTCGTGACCGATTCCGTCAGCCTTCTCGGATAATCCGGATTGGTCGTAAACAGATTGCTGTAGTTGGACCAGCCTTTATAATCGACGGCAAATCCGCCTTCAACCAGATGTATGGAGCTTAGACTGAACCGGAACGACTGGATCAGCGGCAGCAGAAACAAGATGACAAGTCCCAAAATGAGCGGTGTTACGAACAATACGCCATACCATTGCTTTTTTTGGGACAAGGTGAGAGGTTTTCTGAACATATTATTCACCGCCTACGTGATAGCTCTGCGGCTGAAGCTGCAGGCCGTCCACGGCTACCGCCGTATGGTTGTAATTGATCGTTACGTTAATACCGTTTTGATATATGGTTCTGACAACGCCCGGAGCAAGCATGCTGTGAGCAGTGATGACCTGACCACGGACTTTGGACAAAATCGCATTCGATTCCTGATACAGCTGCACAGCTTCATCAAACCAATCCTGGTAGTTCAGCGCGTATAAACCGTTATAATCCGTATCCTTGACCTTGGAAGCATCGCTTGCAAACCACTGATAATACACGTTGGATCCGGTTTCAAGCGACTTCAGCATGGACAAGCGCGGATTCTGGAGTTCATTCATATTGTAAGGAGCGCCAGAAATATCAAAATATCCATGAAGTGCAATCTGGTAAAACGGAATCTCTTCATCCGTGATGTTCAACCGGCTGCTGCGCACAGGTGCATTGACGATCAGATCAGCGAATGGCAGACTGTAGGCGTTGCCTCCGTCGACCATAAGTGAACCCGTCTTTTTTTGCAAAAGCCCCAGCTCTTTCACGGAGGCCAGGAGCGAATCCTCGCGGCTCACCGGATGGGAAGGATCAAAGTCCGAATTAACCTCCTTGCCCAGATCCCGCAGGGAAAGCCCGGATATGCCAAGCTTGGTGTAATCCTGTAAAAATCCATCCACCTGCTTTGGCAGCTTGCGCGGCGAGAGAACATAATGTGAAAATTTGCTTACATCCTTCGCATACGTGACCGGATTATAGGCATACACTTCCGCCTTACTGCGGTCTAGTAAGGTAGCGGCTCCTGATGAACCTTTGAATTTCTCCAAAAAGGCAGTATCCGGATAAAATCCAAACCCGTTCTGCTTCATGTAGTCCGCTAAATGGAGAAATCCCTTCTTGCCTCCCAGAACTCCGGCGATAGACAGATCCGATGGAGAAGAGTGGCGGATGCCTCCGTTGAACCAGCCCACCATCCGCAGATCGATGTCACTCACTCCCGCAGCCTTAAGCTTGCCCAGAATCGATTCTGCCTCCTCAAAAGTGGTTAACGATTCCGTCGATTGATAGGGAATGCCGAGAATCGATTTGTTCTTACGGAATGCGCCTGCAAGCTCCAGTACAAATGGGGCATCGGAAGTCTCAAGCAGCTTCAGCTGGTATTTATCCGCCAGATAACCCCTGTATGCCGCTGCCATGCCGGTATAATCCGCGGAAGCTCCAGATAAGAATGCATATCTTACCTGTAGATTTCCCTGGTATTTTCCGGTCTGGAACATAGGAACCGCACTTGTCTTGCTGCCGGATGACAAGGTGTAATAGTCCATGGCCGTCACCTGAAATTTGCTGCTGACCGAATTATAGGAATCATTCCGCCCACTCACATCGGCTGCAATGCTGGCCCCTGCTTCTCCGTCCTCAATGAAGCCAACCAGCGCATGATCGTTTTGCTTGAGCCCGAATACCGGCAGGCGTGAAACCTCGTTCGTCTGAATTTTTTCTTTGATGTCAAAGGTTCCGTCGTTGCCATAGACCGGCAGGCTGTAAGGCTCCGCGTTCAGCTTTTTATTATTCAGATGAATCAAAGCGCCTGCGCCGTCGGGAACGAAAATATATCCCTGCTTGCCCGTGTCCGCCGCGCCGAAGAACTTCAGAACCTGTAAGGATGCGATTGGATAGGCCTTGTTCGATTTCAGTTCCTTGGCGGGAATGGACACTACCAGGCTGCCACCATCGAGGGTATACACAACCGGCACGGTAAATTCGGCGTCTTCGGAAGCCGCTGCTTCACCTGCTCCGTTCTCCTTGTTATCCTGCGCCGCATCTTCAGCCGTATAGCCGGCTGCCTCCAGAACTGCTGACAGCTCTTCAGCTACGTAATCCTGCAGTTTGCGTACTTCATAAACTTGTTTTTGCTCATCCAGACGGAATTTGTATTTGACGTTATCCCGCTGATTTGCATCTTTGATTTTATCCAGAATGTTCTTTTCAAAGCGTTCCTTGCTGATGATTTTCGGTATGTTGGCAAAAGACTGCGCCACGTTTCCCATTTGATAGACTACGCGGATGCCTTGATTTGCTGTTGTGATTTTAAACTGCTTTTTGGCCACGCTGTCATCAAAGCTGTTAAAAGCGTTAATCTGCCCTTTATCGTTATAGTAAGTGAGCAGTACTTGTGCAGACAGCTCCGATTTGTACAGCGGCGAGGCCTGAGCGTCTTGACTGCGCAGAACCGGATTGGAGAACCAAACAAATCCGTTCTGCTTTTCCTGCACAGCAATCTCTGCTGTTTCCTTGTTCACGTAGAGGCTGAGCTGGTCATTATCCGCCGCTTTCTCCATTGTGCCCAGCGCTTCAAGCTCCTGCGAAGTGTTCTTACTCACTTGATCATGCTGTGGTTCCGCTGACGTTGTGATTATCTTAAGCGAAGCCTGATCCGTCTCCGATTTTGCAGCTGCCGGCTCCGTGACTCCGGCTTCGGAAGCATCTGCTTCTAGTCCCAGAAATCCGCCGAAGCCAGCTCCCGTGATCCCCGCTGTCAGGAGCAGTGCGCACAGGATGCCTGCGGCTTGTTTTTTGCTTATGCCCACGTACCATCCCTCCTTTTGGCGGCTACATCCTGAATGAAATTTCCTTATAGATGGAGCTCACGAAATTGATCATCTGCTGCAGCATACTGAAGAACAGGACACCCAGGAAAATGATGATACCCATAACTACGAGTGTCAGCAGCATCGTCACGATGGTTTTCCCGGCAGAATATTGATGCACCGTCATGGTCCCGGTAAACAGGAGCCATACAAACCAAATCATCGCGATCGTGTTCAGCAAATAGTAAAATGAGCTCTCATCCGCGGTGATGACGTTGCTGTACAGCATCTGCGGAAAATAGATCAGTACGAGCGGCAGCAAGGAATATGCCGTTGCAATCATAATTTCGGTGAACTTTCCCTCACCATCCATCAATGTCGTAAGCGACCAATTTGCCACGCACCAAAGTAGGAACGGGAGCACAATAAATTTAAGTTCATCTAGGCTGTTCAACTGCTCCGGATTGTTGAAGTTAATGACGAAGCCGTTGAACTGGCGTTTGACGATCGTGGCGATCACAAGCAGCACCATGATGACGAAGGCCACGCTGAGCCTGCCTTTGCGTTCATATTTCATCTCCCAAAACCCGTTAAAAGGATGCAGCAGCGTGTAAAACGGATTCCGAATGATCCCGAACTCCCGATAGAATTGCCCCTTGGTTTTCCGGTTTGCGAGTTTGACACCTGCAACAATGACTGCAATCCCCAAAACTATGAACAGCACGATCATACCGAAATGGTCGAATACCACTTCCTTACGGTAGCGCTTGAAGGCTTCCGAATAATACTCACGGCTGTTGCCCAGCTTGAAGTAGTTCATGGCCTCCCGGTTATCGCCTTGCTTCAGCAGCGATTTACCGATACCGATGTAGGCTACATCGAAGTTGGCATTGAGCTGGAGTACCCTTCTCCAATCGGAAGTAGACTGCTCCGACTTGCCTTCGCTGAGCGCGGCCACTGCACTGCGGATCAAATCGCCGTAAGGGGTCGGATTGAATACCGACAGGCGGTTGTTATCCTTGTCAAGGACTAGCATCCGTTCACCGAGCATCTCAATGGCTACCGGCGTGCGGAAATTCCCTTGCTGGCTGCCGAGGCCGCCGAATTCATAGAGCAGGTTACCGTCCTTGTCATAGGTGAAAATACGCCCCCTCTTTGAATCCAATGCACTGTACATCCCGCCCTGATCGGGAATAATGTCCACGAATATGGAGCTTCCGGGCAAGCTCCCACCCTCGAGATTTCCCACATCGCCTTTGGGTGGAAAATATCCTTTGCTGCGTAAAATATCCGTGCCGGAAGGATTAAGGCGTTTCAACGGCTGCTCGGAATTTTCCTCCGAGGTGGAGGTATAGATAAAGCCGCTGTCATCCACATCCAGGTTGTTGAATTCAATAGGGATAAACTGCTGCATCTGCTCGCGCTGTGCCTTGGTGGAAATACGCTTCCAGAACAGATCCACCGGACTGAATTTGACGCGGTTGGTGCCGATAAATCCGTTAAATCCCCCGTCCGAATCAAATTCCATAATTCCTTCGTAGCATCCCTGGCTGATCACATATAAGCGCTTGGCCTTATCAACGACCAGCTTGACCGGCTGATACTGAAATCCCTCCCGGAGCAGTGTCGACTTCGGCTCATTCATGACCCGCACCGGCTGTCCATTCTGATCGAACTCGACAATGCGGCGGTTATCCGTATCGGCGACATAGATATGCTGATCCGAATCAACGAAAACACCCTGCGGATGATTCAGGCTGTCTTTCTTTCCATCAAGCCCGAACTCCCCGATGGTTTTCTCAAGCTGGAGGTCCCTGTTCAATATGACGATCCGGCTGTTACCTGTATCCGCAATGTACAGCCTTCCATCTTGACCTGTATACATATCCTGCGGAGAGGACAATGCACCTTGGCTCCAGTCGCTACCGGAAATGACCTGCTCCAGCGAATAAGGATCCGGAGCGGGAACCGGAGTTCCCCAGTAGGAATAGTTATAGGTGTCATCCGCCGATACCGGAGCCGCAGCGGTGCCGGAAGCCAGAAGCAGCACTATTATGAATAAAGCAAACCATCTCTTCATCTGCATGCCCCCCTGTTATTCCTTCAAGCCCGATGTGGACATCGTTTGGATGATGCTGCTCTGCGTCACGATGAACACGGTAATCGGTACAATCATCATTAAAAGCGTAACAGCTGCGACCGGGCCTGTGCGCACCAGACCGCCATTTGCGATTTGCCCGAATACATAATCCACTGTTTTCAGCTGTTCGCTGTAAATATATTTATGGCTGGTTACGGAACCATTGGTCCAGAGGTTCTGCAAGGAAAAGATAATCAGCGTCAGCCAGGCAGGTCTCACAATAGGCATCACAATCTGCCAGTAAATGCGGTACTCGCTGGCTCCGTCAATTTTCCCCGCTTCAAGCAGCGCATCGGGAATTTGCTCCATGAACTGCTTCATCAGATAGAGACCCAGCGTCATGCCGAAAGCGGGCAGCAGTATAGCCCAGTAGGTGTTGATCAGACCCAGATACGAAATGATCATATAGTTCGGAACCTGGGTCACATAAACCGTAAACATGAGTGAAAGCACCACAATATTGAACAAAAGCTTTTTGCCCGGAAAACGGAGCTTTGCAAGCGGATAAGCCGCTGCGGAAGCCAAGATCACATGCCCCACCGTTCCGAAAATGGCAATGAAAAACGTGTTGAACACATACCTCGAAAAGGGTACCCAGGAATCACTGAAGATGCCGACAAGGTCCGTGAAGTTTTTAAGGGTCGGGTTCCGGACAAACAGCTTGGGCGGAAAAGTAAAGATTTCATCGATCGGCTTGAATGCATTGCTGATAGTGAATACCAGCGGCAGAGCCATAAAGCAGGCTACACCCCCTAGCAGTACGAACAGCAGCAGATCGACACCCCAGGATCGGTTCAGTCTTTTCGGCATTTTAAGTACGAGTTTCATCCTTTACTCACCTACTTTTCCAAGAAGCTTCTGGGTCACCAGGTTCACGGTAAGCATAATCGTGAACAATACGGTGGCGATCGCCGATGCGTATCCCATTTCAAAGCGGATCGAACCATAGTCAACCAGATGGGTTACGATCGTATGCGCGGCATAATCCACGCTCGGGAAGCCGATGAGATAAATCGAAATTTCAGCGACCGAAAAGGCCGATGCAATCTGAATGACCGCGCCGAACATCAGCTGCGGCCGCATGGCAGGGAGTGTAATAAACCACAGCTCCTGCCAGCGGTTGCGTATTCCATCGATGCTGCCTGCTTCATACATCGTCCGGTCCACGTTCTGCAAACCGGCGATAAAAGCCAGAAAGGATGTGCCAAGGCTCAGCCACAGCTGTACCAGAATCAGAATCATCAGCACATATCTGGAATCCTGAAGCCACTGGATCGGCTCCATAGTAAAGCCCCACTTCATGAGAAAAGAGTTCGCATATCCGTATGAGTCGCCTGCAAAGAGCAGCGTCCAGATCAAATACGTATTTCCCGAAATCGAAGGGGCATACAGCACCAGTGTGAGCAGCGCCCGCAGCTTCGGCGGCAGTTCATTAATGAGCCAGGCGAACATAAAACAGGCGATATAGCTGATCGGACCTGTGATGGCTGCAAACAACAATGTATTTTTCAAAGCGATCATAAAAATATCATCCTGCACGAACAATCTCGCGTAATTCTGCCAGCCGATAAATCGGGGCGTCTCCAGGAGATTGAAATTCGTGAAACTTAAGAAAAAGGATAATAGCACAGGAATGACTGTAAACGTGCAAAAAATGATAAAGTACGGTGCCATCAGCACATAAGCATGCTTGTTCTTTTTCATTTCCGGCCATGTTCTGGCGATTTTTTTTCGGAACATATGCCCCGGTGTGCCGCTGCCAGGCATTTTCGCACCCGTCATGACGGGACGTTCTGCAATCTGCTGTTTCATGGAAGGTCCCTCATTTCTCGACCTCGAGATTAAATTCTTTTCGCTTGATCGTGATTTCCTCATTCATGGCTCTCACATAATTGTCCATCGTCTCACGCGGGTCTTCGCCCTGTACAACCACCCGGCGGAACGCATTATCAATATTCCGTCCTGTCAAATACCCCCCTGGAACCTCCGGAATTCCCCTTACCCACTGCATCTGAGCCTGCAGCTTGTGAAGATCCTGAGTTGGCCATGGCAGCTGGGAGAGAGCATCCTTGTTGGCGGTCGGATAGCGGGCAGAAGCCCCCATGCGGATTTCCATTTGCCGTCCATAAGCGATCTGCGTATCTTTACTGGTCCACCATTTCATGAATTCCCATGCTGCATCTTTATTGATCGTATGCTTGAACATGACGGTCGCCGAGCCGCTGCTGCCCACCTCATGGTGGAGCTTGCCGTCACTGCCAAGCGTTCCCGGTACCGGCGCAAAGGACCACAGGCCTTTGATTTCCGGTGCAAATACGCTGAGCTTGTTGTACATGGTGTAGTCGACTATGCCGATCGGCATTTCGCCAGTCCGGAAACGGTTGGCAAAATCAACAGCGATCGGAATCTTATAATTGACATAAAAGTCTGTCCA
Encoded here:
- a CDS encoding carbohydrate ABC transporter permease translates to MKSPAAYADIIQYRFNPLEKSKLWLWKLVRTILIAGFCFIILFPLFLRLSVAFRSKVDIYDPTVLWIPRHFTLDNIKIAMEATHYFSALLNTFLISAGTTIIQLASCALAAYAFARLKFKGSGLLFGLVIFTIVVPPQTIMIPLYLTYRYFDLFGLVKLLSGKSSVNLIDTFWPFLISSATAMGLKNGLYIYIFRQFFRGIPKEIEESAFVDGAGVLKTFYRIMLPNAVPAIVTVLLFSFVWQWNDSYYVSLFLSKVKVLSTQLMDMGSALGKEPDLVYQSMLLNTGVLLLTAPLIILYLFVQRYFVESVERTGIVG
- a CDS encoding carbohydrate ABC transporter permease, whose translation is MKLVLKMPKRLNRSWGVDLLLFVLLGGVACFMALPLVFTISNAFKPIDEIFTFPPKLFVRNPTLKNFTDLVGIFSDSWVPFSRYVFNTFFIAIFGTVGHVILASAAAYPLAKLRFPGKKLLFNIVVLSLMFTVYVTQVPNYMIISYLGLINTYWAILLPAFGMTLGLYLMKQFMEQIPDALLEAGKIDGASEYRIYWQIVMPIVRPAWLTLIIFSLQNLWTNGSVTSHKYIYSEQLKTVDYVFGQIANGGLVRTGPVAAVTLLMMIVPITVFIVTQSSIIQTMSTSGLKE
- a CDS encoding carbohydrate ABC transporter permease gives rise to the protein MFRKKIARTWPEMKKNKHAYVLMAPYFIIFCTFTVIPVLLSFFLSFTNFNLLETPRFIGWQNYARLFVQDDIFMIALKNTLLFAAITGPISYIACFMFAWLINELPPKLRALLTLVLYAPSISGNTYLIWTLLFAGDSYGYANSFLMKWGFTMEPIQWLQDSRYVLMILILVQLWLSLGTSFLAFIAGLQNVDRTMYEAGSIDGIRNRWQELWFITLPAMRPQLMFGAVIQIASAFSVAEISIYLIGFPSVDYAAHTIVTHLVDYGSIRFEMGYASAIATVLFTIMLTVNLVTQKLLGKVGE
- a CDS encoding DUF5696 domain-containing protein; the protein is MGISKKQAAGILCALLLTAGITGAGFGGFLGLEADASEAGVTEPAAAKSETDQASLKIITTSAEPQHDQVSKNTSQELEALGTMEKAADNDQLSLYVNKETAEIAVQEKQNGFVWFSNPVLRSQDAQASPLYKSELSAQVLLTYYNDKGQINAFNSFDDSVAKKQFKITTANQGIRVVYQMGNVAQSFANIPKIISKERFEKNILDKIKDANQRDNVKYKFRLDEQKQVYEVRKLQDYVAEELSAVLEAAGYTAEDAAQDNKENGAGEAAASEDAEFTVPVVYTLDGGSLVVSIPAKELKSNKAYPIASLQVLKFFGAADTGKQGYIFVPDGAGALIHLNNKKLNAEPYSLPVYGNDGTFDIKEKIQTNEVSRLPVFGLKQNDHALVGFIEDGEAGASIAADVSGRNDSYNSVSSKFQVTAMDYYTLSSGSKTSAVPMFQTGKYQGNLQVRYAFLSGASADYTGMAAAYRGYLADKYQLKLLETSDAPFVLELAGAFRKNKSILGIPYQSTESLTTFEEAESILGKLKAAGVSDIDLRMVGWFNGGIRHSSPSDLSIAGVLGGKKGFLHLADYMKQNGFGFYPDTAFLEKFKGSSGAATLLDRSKAEVYAYNPVTYAKDVSKFSHYVLSPRKLPKQVDGFLQDYTKLGISGLSLRDLGKEVNSDFDPSHPVSREDSLLASVKELGLLQKKTGSLMVDGGNAYSLPFADLIVNAPVRSSRLNITDEEIPFYQIALHGYFDISGAPYNMNELQNPRLSMLKSLETGSNVYYQWFASDASKVKDTDYNGLYALNYQDWFDEAVQLYQESNAILSKVRGQVITAHSMLAPGVVRTIYQNGINVTINYNHTAVAVDGLQLQPQSYHVGGE
- a CDS encoding carbohydrate ABC transporter permease, giving the protein MFRKPLTLSQKKQWYGVLFVTPLILGLVILFLLPLIQSFRFSLSSIHLVEGGFAVDYKGWSNYSNLFTTNPDYPRRLTESVTNMIVNVPIIIIFSLFAAVLLNQKFRGRALARAIFFLPVILASAAIANLDISSFVGGSTMSGGEGNGGLMQSFELKKMLTESGLAPMFVDYITGAVDRIYEIISSSGVQILIFLAGLQSVSPALYEASRIEGATGYEIFWKVTFPMMTPLILTNMVYSIIDSFSHNSINSLISETAFKSFEFGQSAAMSWVYFAVVTAILGISTAIISRKVFYYD
- a CDS encoding YIP1 family protein, encoding MKRWFALFIIVLLLASGTAAAPVSADDTYNYSYWGTPVPAPDPYSLEQVISGSDWSQGALSSPQDMYTGQDGRLYIADTGNSRIVILNRDLQLEKTIGEFGLDGKKDSLNHPQGVFVDSDQHIYVADTDNRRIVEFDQNGQPVRVMNEPKSTLLREGFQYQPVKLVVDKAKRLYVISQGCYEGIMEFDSDGGFNGFIGTNRVKFSPVDLFWKRISTKAQREQMQQFIPIEFNNLDVDDSGFIYTSTSEENSEQPLKRLNPSGTDILRSKGYFPPKGDVGNLEGGSLPGSSIFVDIIPDQGGMYSALDSKRGRIFTYDKDGNLLYEFGGLGSQQGNFRTPVAIEMLGERMLVLDKDNNRLSVFNPTPYGDLIRSAVAALSEGKSEQSTSDWRRVLQLNANFDVAYIGIGKSLLKQGDNREAMNYFKLGNSREYYSEAFKRYRKEVVFDHFGMIVLFIVLGIAVIVAGVKLANRKTKGQFYREFGIIRNPFYTLLHPFNGFWEMKYERKGRLSVAFVIMVLLVIATIVKRQFNGFVINFNNPEQLNSLDELKFIVLPFLLWCVANWSLTTLMDGEGKFTEIMIATAYSLLPLVLIYFPQMLYSNVITADESSFYYLLNTIAMIWFVWLLFTGTMTVHQYSAGKTIVTMLLTLVVMGIIIFLGVLFFSMLQQMINFVSSIYKEISFRM